The nucleotide window gctaaaattgatctagatcctGAGCCAAAAACATTGGTAGAATGCAAGAAGCGTTCTGATTGGCCTAAGTGGAAAGGACCAATCGTAGCTGAGTTACTCTCGCTAAATAAAAGGAAAGTAGTTGGCCCTGTATGTCGAACCCCTGAAGGTATATTCCCCGTAAGACACAAATGGGTTTTCGTTCGGAAGAGGAACGAAAATAATGAGGTGGTAAGATATAAAGCAAGACTAGTAGCACAAGGATTTACACATAGACCCATCATCGATTTCGATGAGACTTATTCTCCTATAATGGATGGAATCACATTCTGGTATTTGATATCAATGGCAGCAAGTATAAACTTGCAGATGAAATTAATGGATGTCGTGACCACATATTTATATGGGTCATTAGATGCTGAAATTTATATGAAAGTCCCTAAAGGAATTACCATCCCTAAACATGCCGAACGTAACATGTATAGTGTAAAATTGCAACGATCACTTTATGGCTTAAAACAATCTAGAAGAATGTGGTATAATCATCATAGCGATTTTCTTGAAGAGAAGAGATTCCTGAAGAATGAAGATTGTGCTTGTGTATTTATACAAAAATCTGATAAAGGATTTTGTATAGCATCAGTCTATGTAGATGACTTGAATATCATTGGAACTACAAAAGACATCGAAGAAACAAGTACTTACCTAAAATCTaaatttgaaatgaaagatttagGCAAAACTAAATTTTGCTTAGCCTTGCAGCTTGAACATACCCACGAAGGGATTTTAGTGCACCAGTCTGCATATACCAAGAAGGTATTAGAAAATTTTCATGATGCAAATGCACATCCCGAACGTACACCCATGATGGGGAGATCCCTTGATGTAGAGAAAGATCCTTTTAGACCCAAAGAACAAGGAGAAAAAATATTAGGATCTAGGTATCCCAATTTAAGTGCCATTGGTGCGTTAATGTACCTTGCAAATGGTACAAGGCCAGATATTGCATTTATTGTTAACCTATTGGCAAGGTTTAGTTTGGCTCCGACCAAAAGGCACTGGAGTAACTATGTGAAaaatggtttgtagcaacggaacaaattttttgtaggggcggctggtgatggaggcgcccctacagtggcgtgctcggaagccactagaccagccgcccctacaaataacacaataggggcggctggttgtaacaccccggtgttacgatctcgtttagcactgcgatttaggcctaagaaaaatttcctaaataagtttctcggatttttaaaaaatttaaatatTGCGCTCGtgtttaaaatgccatttttagCAAACGATAGtgagcaaagtaattaaatagcGAACGGTGTGTTCTCGTAGATTAAGCAggaaaaagcaacttttataaataaaaatagaaTCCATTAATAAGTAGAACGATATACTTATATATATAGCGCAACCGTTATATATGACCGACGGATGCACATGCCAATGTAATGGCTCCAGTGAGAGCGATGTCAACGTCATCGATATAAAAATGGGATCCGGCTCTAAGCATCACTGTGCGTTGTAAATTGTTATTGTTTTTCCCCTGGTCCGGTCCGACCGGTCGGCGCTGGCCACCTCGTTCTCTGCTCCGCCACGCCCTATCCTTTCGCTGCCTCCGCCTGCCTCTCGGTCTTGTCTATCTGTCTCTAATTTATTTTGCCACGCCATTGGCCTTGCCTCGTCCTTTCTTGTCTCCGTTGTCCTCGGGCGTGCGTTGTACATTTCCCTcccctttctttttcttcaaccGAGAGGAGGCACCCAGCTCTGATTTCCCTCCCCACTCAATCGCTCGGTTTCCACCCGCTCTGCTTGCGTGTGCTGTCTTCGCAGCTGCAAGGTTGTTTTTCCCCGCGGACGCGTTGGATGCCGTCCCAGCGCTGCTCCTCCCTCCTTTTCCCCTGCTCAGCGCGTGCGCCCCTCGGCCCTGGCCACACTGGACCGCTCCATCTCGTAGCCGCAGCGTCTCCGTCGTCGGCATTGCCCCTGTCTTCGCGTGCTCGTGCCCGGCGCATCCGCGCTCCCTCTCCCTCGGCTTGCCCGCACGTGTTTGCATGTGGCTCTCTACCCCGCACCACCACATAGTGCTGCGCCGAGCAGCACCACGCCGAGCCCCGCGGAGCTCCTCGGCTGCGCTCCGTAGTGCCGTGCCGagcccaccaccaccgcagcgcCGCGCCCCGTGTCCCGCGCTGCGTCCCCACGCCGGACTGCGGTCCCGCGGTGGCTCCACCGTCGTCCGCTTCCACCACGCGCGCGAGCACGCCTTGCCGCCGGTGCCGTGGAGCTTGCTGCACCGTGGTCGCCAGCCGCTCGGCCACGCACTCCTTCCCCGCGCACTCGCGCCGCCATTGCGCGGCCACACGCATGGCTGCGCTGTCCCGCCGCCGGCGGATGATTTTTCCCGTCCGTGCTCTGCTCCTGGGAAGGTGAGAAAGGGAATAGAAACGAATACGGGGTTCTCATTGCAAAGTCAGTGACTCGCATGAATAGTATTTTCGTACCGTGGGTTAAATCAAGGAAAGATCAGGGGCCTTTTCGCAAAGGTGTCACGCTACTTGCCGTCTGGGCCGCTGGCGCTGCTGGCGTGCGCCTGTTGGGCCACTGGCCTCGGCTGGGCCGCCGGCCGGGCGCACTGCCTGGGCCAGCTCGCCGCGGGCCGCGCGATGGGCCGTCGGTCGCGTCCCCACTTGGGTCGGCCTGGTGCCGCTTGCGCCTGGGCCGCTCGCCCTGGGCTGGGCCGTGTGGGCACGTTGTGCTTGGGGCCGCCGTGCGCCGTCCGGCTAGGCCGGATTGGTGCCAACTGGGCTGCCATGGTGCTGGGCCAGTTCGTTGATGCCGGCCTTTTCTATTTGTAGAGCAGTTTCTAATTTAGCTTACAAGGTAAATTTGTAAACTTAAaataaaattatgtaggtgtccagaaattgtgaaaccagttttgttagtctcctaaaatcgtgatctacctgctagtatgatttgttcacatagtggataatattcttaggaagctatataattaataaGAGGTAATTAATATTACGAaaaggtaaacttgtaggaatcGGTATGATaagttggtaatattgttgaatctgaaaatttctacagtaggttcctagcaatattaggtactcaccatAATTTTTTGTATCTTCGTattaattagtttgctaagtagATAATGATGACTCATTGCGAATAAaggttaaatcgatagaataaagtAAAGAAAcatcttggtttatataactaaaagaattgttgagaaataatgccttgttcgacaacatggatacgtagctaagtacggtcatcattagaactagcccgctaacttgagaggcgtaaagcgtatttatatgAGTCatgattgcagtcaattaattatatcttggcatggcattacattgcatatcataatagggacgtcggtggatcatggagtcatcgggagttgctagaggaatggtgcttttgaagatcatgtcgccatgatggaaagctaacttctgattatatttttcccaggcaagccccggtgcataacccctactttctgcagtttaaattatagttgtgcattaagttttaaggagttgaatgaaacccacctgcatatatatatatatatatatcttcatcctatgagtcttactagtatgacaggatcgtgtagattgctatgctacaggacttcggtagaagtcgagtgattgcctgtcactcacgagatataggaaatatgttactatatgattatcacttggaatatataaaatggtggaaaggaaaatggtgaccggacagggatgtggtttgggtattggtgggtgtaagaagttgtgtcaccgcggaggcgggtcatagcttggttacaccgtttttccctgtctggtcggttaaggaccgatcgttgcatatgactctgggcaggtcacagacttattatcccgagcacatacttgtctatgggcgcttggaagacttgttgctctcttgttgtggatccggctcttttcggaccgactgtcagggttttgttttggtggaggaggtccttgcaccgcactgagtccgagactcaggggcaggggcttggagtcttagtttggacggggacctggacactcgggacaggagagtgatggattggtcctgcttgtgcccggggtacaagcggggcgtgtgtttttggggtacctagctgggggcattgattcacgaatcgccgggctatccgatacgacttgtctgcggtttagcatcgtagtaagaactaaagatgaaatatggaagatggaaaaaaaggaaatctgattgcttaccacctgcttgaaagtagctcaGGTGCTTACATacaatggttagttaatgaaccaatgtggctattaatcAAAATCAAATGTAAGGACTCATGCTTAATAATGCTTCCTGCAATACAATAAACCCACAGGCCAGgtaaccttgcatatccttggagtctttgcatttctcctatcgggtaagtcttgctgagtacaattgagtacttagggttttattccccctgttgcaggtaacaggtggaggcttgagctgacctttgtgtgtggattcctcctagtgggctcagagaggatttcctttatgttgcgatcgtagttgttatttataactctcaccaaatacttttataaatgaaagtttcataatctgttgtcgtagtctatatatcaacacttcatcatgtcattagtagatgtttatttccgctgtaactctgttcacatgtttctattccgctattcaattaaattatttataactctgataatatgatttcattccactattatattaataaatgttatattctgatgtacatgtaaagtgatgaaagaaatggttaagaatgatgtaagctttattctctcatttgtgatcctggtggcaaaaatgtggatttttgggctctcccctggggtgtgcccgatggaaccgagtaatttagtgttctccctcgggtgcttagtgtctaatggaagacgagcactcctatgaggcgttagattaggtggttctgccacactggtgatacgagccacccctacaaatgggtcagattggtaggggcggctcactcaccagccgccctcggtgttgctatttgtaggagtggctggtgagtgagccgtccctacaaatgccccaTGTATAAATACCTttgatttataggggtggcttaatcaccagccgcccctacaaatgacccacatataaaaaaactgcagcacattcttcctcctcgggtcactcacttcaacccatgaaagaaatgtggggaggccttgggcacctcccaaaaattgctctactaaggggaaaGGTTTtagtctcaaatcctttgatggagaggttgtagaagataagaaaatgctattctacactttttttgaagttttaatggttggttagtgagtaattagagttttacttttctctctcttctatggtgcttgagctacttatgaagcaaattagacccaagttttgaatgtacttgggtaaattaggtagatgataaagatcatacccttatttggtccatgtttcttgattttagtgaataattaattagttttatggatatttcatgtgcatgtagatctagatctagggtttggtttttttattaattttgtttttgtaaatttatgtttggtaaaattggactagggtttgaaaaaattcatgcatgccccaaccactgtatattttttcgtggcgaaacgtttaagtcactagataaatgtccctagtgtggggccagccggtacaagaacaatgaactttatggtggggatgaagcctccacggggaaaaagagaaataaaaagggtacaaaaaaggtggtacaagaatctcagcccccagaggacactccgtTAGGCAACGATgtaaagtagagaagaattcctgccttgataatatggtacctgccagtgaccaaccgcttgagacatatcttcctaaaccctaaagaagccgcactcatgacatggtgggatgatgagcgcaaggtggatgataataagattgcacacccgactgattgtagtcaatggcaaaggttcgatgagaagcacaaagaattcagcgatgacccaaggaatatacggtctggcttgagcaccgatggaatgaatcccttcaatgagagcaTGAGCGACCACAAcgcttggccagtgatcttgaccatatacaatatcccaacgtggttgtgttagaagagaaagtaccttctcctcactattcttatttctggccctaaacaaccaggcattgatatagacgtgttcctcgagcctttgacgcaagaaatggagaggctatggaggcatgagaAGCCAATGTATGAtgtgttccgaaaggaggacttcatatgtagagcaataatatttgttactaccaatgattatcccgcgttgtttgctttgtctggacagatcaaagggaagacgggatgcttagtttgcttagatggtactacatgggtgtacctagatgcatccaagaagatagtttacctaagaaaccgacacttcttaaagacaagtcacaagtaccgcagcaaattattctttagattttatgacgacaccccagagattgaaccccctctagagagacgtcataacggagaacacgtgtatagaatggtgaaaaacatacgcgtcgtctatggaaagaagaatccagatgggacgaacagagatagaagcacacctcctgtcaaaggcgtacctttcaagaaacaatcgatcttttttcagtatctgccttattggtcagacttggaggtccccatgccattgatgttatgcacgtgcagaagaatgtctttgagagtcttattgctaccttgatggacataggcaagtcaaaggatggtctgaaatcatggaaagacatggttcagctaaacgtgatgccatagcttcacccggtacctgaggctaatggaaaatacactctacccgcgaatgcggaaacaaacagggccatatgtatgttctggtcgaattgaaattataaatttgaaattttttgcagaaaaatatactgtagagacggttctagactgaaccgcccctacaaacaggtattataggggcggctggtactacagccgcccctacaaatcgatttgtaggggcggtctgggaaccgcccctacaaatacatgatttgtagggacggtttggtaggagcggctggtcaaactgtccctacaaatggtcttgaaccgcccctacaaaccctgTGTGACATAGTGAGTGGCAtaaaaagaattcttaggtaCCTTAGAGGTACTATTGATCTTGAATTATATTTTCGGAAGAAACAAGATCTTAGCATAATTGGGTATACGGATGCAGGATATTTATCCGATCCCCATAACGGGTTATCACAGACTGGGTATGTATTTCTTAGTGGTGGAACAACAATCTCATAGAAGTCATCTAAGCAGACTATGGTAGCAACATCCACTAACCACTCTGAAATCGTTGCATTATATGAAGCAGCCAAATAGAGCATTTGGCTTAGGCGTGTTCATCAGCATGTATAGAATACATGTGGAATTAATATTGCACCTACCCCTActattatctatgaagataattcaGCTTGTCTTGCACAAGTTCAATCGGGTTATATTAAATCAAATGTCACGAAGCATATTTTGCCTAAATTTTTCTACACGCATGAATTGCAAAAGAATGGAAAAATTATGGTAACTCATGTCAAATCTTGTGATAATCATATTCACAAAGGTTTTAACTCCACCAATTTTTGAAAAGTGCATACGTGAGCTTGCATGAAGAGACTAAGAGAAATACAAGAATCAGGTGGAGAACTCCTTGATTAAATAATCCTGATTGTTATGTCTAGGAGACACAGTGACCATTCTAAAAAAATGTTCAATAAAATGTTGAAGATTATTATTGTACTCTTTTTCCTATTATGAGTTTTCCTAAAGTTTCTCATAAAGGTTTTAACCCGAGGCAACATATGTGCAATTAACAAGAACGGTATATAAGTACTCTTTTTTCCATGAACCGTTTTTTCCACTGAATTTTCGGATGGAGTTTTTAGCGAGGCATAATATCGTGGTAATCGCCCAAGGgggagtgttgtaaaacatacaGACTTTGAAATAtagaaagaggagaaggagaaatcCTAATGCTAGTCCGTTTGTCGTGTGAGCGCTTACCAAACTCTAGGACATATTCAGACTATATATATGTGGGTGATTATCCATTGTAATTATCGATATCCAGAAAGCAATAAATAATAGTCcacaattgtttttttttttgtgttcaCTTCTGTGTTTACGATACTATTGAGAGCGATCCGACGTCAACAACGTGTTTTATAACACAGGCATCCGATTTTCTAATTGCTGATGAAGGACAATCAGATCAAACTTCGAGCAAAGTTATTGGAGCACAAaatgtcttttttttttaacCAACAGCACACTCCATGGGCCTTCACATCCTGGCCCAACAAGTCCGGGCACCCAATTCCGTCCAGTGGTGGTCATCTATTCAATCCAATATTTGCTAAAAAAAATCTATTCAATCCAATCTTTCTccttttgatttgatttgatcacGTGAAATTAAAGCTAGCCCTCCATATATTTCATACACAGTAAGTAAATACTTGCAGAATTCACAATCCAGCATTCACAGTGATTAAATACGAGCTTATCATCAATCCTCCATATATTACTAGGCTCACACTTCCCATGAATGCTTGTTCTAACTCCAGCCAAATGAGTCACACAACGTCCAAATCAGAGCTGGCAAGCGTTACCACTCACCCACCAGCTCTTCAAATTCAAATCcattcaaaaagaaaaaaaaaaagaaaaacagacGAGATAACGAGATAATGACATGAGCCTGTTTGTTTCGGCTGGATTGGCTtctaagccatggctgaaagtactgctggctggtttggtatcTGATAAGCCAAGACTTATAAGCTAGATACAGGTTGCCGAACAGGCTCACGATGAACACGTACGATTAATGCAGTGTTTATCCGAAACACGCTGGAGGAGCAGATTACGGTGACCTGGCTCCCGTAATTAGCTGACAGCACCAACTTTTTTTTTTAACCCGTTCCAAAACAAATGACCGCCCCCCGCTCCGAAACGTGACGTCGCCGCTATATATGGCCGCACCGGCCGTCGCCGACGAGCCGCCAGTGCAGCCTGTTGGTTGGTTCTTGCAATGCGGGGATAAAACCTCTGGCTTTCGTTGCACGCTATCGGATTTCccggcatggcggcggcggcggcggccgtggtgTTCGACGCGGAGGTGCTGAGCCGGGAGGAGCGCATCCCGGCGCAGTTCGTGTGGTCCGCCCAGGAGCGGGCGCCGGCGGACGGCGTGGAGGAGATCGCCATCCCCGTGGTCGACCTGGGCGGGTTCCTCCGCCGCGGGGACGGGGAGCTGCCGGGCGGCGTGGCGGAGGCGTGCGAGCGCCACGGCTTCTTCCAGGTGGTGAACCACGGCGTGCGCGCCGCGCTGCTCGCCGACGCCTACCGCTGCCTCGACGCCTTCTACGCGCGCCCGCTCGCCGACAAGCAGCGCGCGCAGCGCCGCCCCGGCGAGTCCCACGGCTACGCCAGCAGCTTCACGGGCCGCTTCCGCTGCTGCCTGCCGTGGAAGGAGACGCTCTCCTTCAactgccccgccgccgccgccgggaacGAGCGCACCGGCGCCGTCGTCGACTACTTCGTCGACGTCCTCGGCGAGGACTACCGCCACATGGGGTACTTACAATCGTGTCAAAACCCGTGCATATATAGCCATAGTGTACGTACTTGTTACAAGGGCGCACGAATCGAAACACATGCATGCAGGGAGGTGTACCAGGGGTACTGCGACGAGATGGCGCGGCTGGCGCTGGACGTGACGGAGGTGctggcggcggcgctagggctgCGCCGCGGCGCTCTGCGCGGCGTCTTCGCGGGCGGCGACTCCATCATGAGGCTGAACCACTACCCGGCGTGCCGGCAGCCGCACCTGACGCTGGGGACGGGCCCACACCGGGACCCGACGTCGCTCACGCTGCTGCACCAGGACGACGTGGGCGGCCTGCAGGTGCGCGACGGCGACGGGGCGTGGCGCGCCGTGCGGCCCCGCGCGGACGCGTTCGTGGTCAACATCGGCGACACCTTCGCCGCGCTCACCGACGGGCGCCACGCCAGCTGCCTCCACCGCGCCGTGGTGAGCGGTGACCGCGCACGCAGGTCGCTCGCCTTCTTCCTCAACCCGCCGCTGGAGC belongs to Miscanthus floridulus cultivar M001 chromosome 4, ASM1932011v1, whole genome shotgun sequence and includes:
- the LOC136550944 gene encoding gibberellin 20 oxidase 3-like; the encoded protein is MAAAAAAVVFDAEVLSREERIPAQFVWSAQERAPADGVEEIAIPVVDLGGFLRRGDGELPGGVAEACERHGFFQVVNHGVRAALLADAYRCLDAFYARPLADKQRAQRRPGESHGYASSFTGRFRCCLPWKETLSFNCPAAAAGNERTGAVVDYFVDVLGEDYRHMGYLQSCQNPCIYSHSVRTCYKGARIETHACREVYQGYCDEMARLALDVTEVLAAALGLRRGALRGVFAGGDSIMRLNHYPACRQPHLTLGTGPHRDPTSLTLLHQDDVGGLQVRDGDGAWRAVRPRADAFVVNIGDTFAALTDGRHASCLHRAVVSGDRARRSLAFFLNPPLERVVRPPDALLLQLEKGRRPRAFPDFTWREFLEFTQKHYRSDASTMDAFVSWIATGGRAGDGHGGQEGK